TCTGCGCCATAATTTTTTGCTACAGGATTTATTTGATTTTCACTCATGTAAACTTGATATCCTTAACTATGTTTTTTGCTAATGCTTCATTTAAACTGTTTATTAGATTGCTTTTCATAAAGACAAGCTCATTACGCCAGACTGGAGAACTGACCTTCACAAAAAGGACACCCTTTTCGATCTTTTCAGCTTCACTGATCTCAGAGATGCGCTCACCAACGATCTCACCCCAGCGACTAACAGCCATGTTCTGTTGAATGGCTTTATCAATGCCCAGATCCCTGAAAAGCCTGGTGAAAACATTTCCGATGATCTGAGCTCTAGCCATTGCTCTGAATCTTTCCAGCATCGATAACCAACAGGGTGTCACCTTCGATCTCCAAACCGTGGTTACGGAGATCAGCCAGGTCAGTAGCTGTTATAAATATTTGATGGTCACCCCTGAGGCTTTCAACGATCATCGTACTCCGCTTCACATCCAGTTCAGCAAAAAGATCGTCCAGAAGGAAAACAGGGGGCTCATTTAAAAAACGCTCGAGGAATTGACCCTCGGCAAACTTAGCCGCCACTAAAACCAATTTATGTTCTCCCTGGGAGCCGAATTTTCGCAGATCCTTGGTGTTGAGAAAAAAGGTGAAGATATCCCGGTGTGGTCCACGCGTTGTCGTGCCCTTGCGCAGATCTTCTGCCAGAGAATCCTGAAAAGCCTGGCGATAGAGAGCTTCCGGTTCTCCTGACGTAATGCGA
This DNA window, taken from Candidatus Neomarinimicrobiota bacterium, encodes the following:
- a CDS encoding DUF721 domain-containing protein gives rise to the protein MARAQIIGNVFTRLFRDLGIDKAIQQNMAVSRWGEIVGERISEISEAEKIEKGVLFVKVSSPVWRNELVFMKSNLINSLNEALAKNIVKDIKFT